In Asterias rubens chromosome 15, eAstRub1.3, whole genome shotgun sequence, a genomic segment contains:
- the LOC117300317 gene encoding ATP-binding cassette sub-family F member 2-like — protein sequence MPKKRAPQGKRRGSAAQNDKPATNGKAENGTAKVTGLIDEMDSLDLATDARACTGVLSSHPSSRDIKIDNYSLTFHGAELFSDTNVELTCGKRYGLIGPNGCGKSSFLSSLGQREVPIPDHVDIFHLKREIAASDKTALECVMEVDEMRVRLEREAEELSAMEGQEAEDTLMEIYERLDELDSDQVEVKAARILHGLGFTSSMMQTKTRDFSGGWRMRISLARALFVKPHLLLLDEPTNHLDLEACVWLEEELKNYERVLILISHSQDFLNGVCTNIIHMHLGKLNYYSGNYDSFVKTRTELEENQMKKYKWEQDQIQHMKDYIARFGHGSAKLARQAQSKEKTLSKMVAAGLTEKVEDDKTVSFYFPSCNKIPPPVIMVQNVSFKYADDKPHIYKNLEFGLDLDSRIALVGPNGAGKSTLLKLIAGELVATDGLIRKNTHLRIGRYHQHLQDLLDLDLSALDWMMKNFPDIKDIEAMRRIIGRYGLSGKQQICKIGNLSDGQRCRCIFAWLASQNPHMLLLDEPTNHLDIETIDALASAINEFEGGLVLVSHDFRLINQVAEEIWVCEKQTVTKWTGDISSYKQTLKKLILKDDVKTVKAQKGPKPGATKNGKTTNGKTNGVIKNGVTKNGKK from the exons ATGCCTAAGAAGAGAGCTCCCCAAGGCAAAAGACGAGGAAGTGCTGCACAAAACGACAAACCTGCGACAAATGGCAAAGCAGAGAATGGAACAG ctAAAGTTACTGGTTTGATAGATGAGATGGACTCACTGGACTTAGCGACTGACGCTCGTGCCTGCACCGGTGTCCTCTCCTCACATCCTAGCAGTCGAGACATCAAGATCGACAACTACTCCTTAACGTTTCATGGTGCTGAGCTCTTCTCAGATACCAATGTGGAGTTGACGTGTGGAAAACGCTATGGTTTGATTGGTCCTAATGGTTGTG GTAAATCCTCATTTCTATCATCATTGGGTCAACGAGAAGTTCCAATTCCAGACCACGTTGATATATTTCACTTAAAGAGAGAGATTGCAGCATCGGATAAGACTGCCTTGGAGTGCGTTATGGAAGTAGATGAGATGAGAGTACGTCTGGAGAGAGAAGCCGAAGAATTGTCCGCAATGGAAGGACAAG AGGCTGAAGATACTCTGATGGAGATTTATGAACGTCTCGACGAGCTCGACTCGGACCAAGTAGAAGTCAAAGCCGCCCGTATCCTCCACGGTTTGGGCTTCACAAGCTCCATGATGCAAACCAAAACCAGGGACTTCTCCGGAGGTTGGCGCATGCGTATTTCGCTggcgagggcgctgttcgtcAAACCCCATCTCCTGCTTCTAGACGAGCCGACAAATCATCTCGATCTTGAAGCGTGTGTATGGTTAGAAGAAGAGTTGAAAAA CTACGAGAGAGTTTTAATTCTTATATCCCACTCTCAGGACTTTCTCAACGGTGTGTGTACAAATATCATCCATATGCATCTAGGTAAACTCAACTACTACAGT ggtAATTACGACTCATTCGTCAAAACCAGAACTGAGTTGGAGGAAAATCAGATGAAGAAATACAAATGGGAACAGGACCAGATCCAACACATGAAg gaCTATATAGCGAGGTTTGGTCACGGTAGCGCTAAGCTCGCCAGACAAGCTCAAAGTAAAGAGAAAACACTAAGCAAGATGGTGGCTGCAGGACTGACTGAGAAAGTGGAAGATGACAAG ACGGTGTCTTTCTACTTTCCATCTTGCAACAAGATTCCACCTCCAGTAATCATGGTTCAGAATGTCTCCTTCAAATATGCTGATGATAAG CCTCATATATACAAGAATCTTGAGTTCGGTCTGGACTTGGACAGTAGGATAGCTCTCGTTGGACCCAACGGTGCCGGCAAATCCACTTTACTCAAGCTCATTGCTGGAGAACTCGTAGCCACTGACGGACTTATACGAAAGAATACTCATTTACGTATAGGCAGATATCACCAG CATCTTCAAGATCTTCTCGATTTGGATCTTAGTGCCTTAGATTGGATGATGAAGAACTTCCCTGATATTAAAGATATTGAAGCCATGAGAAGGATTATAGGACGTTATGGTCTTTCTGGAAAACAACAG ATTTGCAAAATCGGCAATCTCTCCGATGGTCAACGTTGTCGTTGCATCTTCGCTTGGTTGGCCTCACAGAATCCACACATGCTGTTACTTGACGAACCTACAAACCATCTTGATATAGAAACTATCGATGCACTTGCCAGCGCCATCAATGAATTCGAGGGAGGCTTGGTCTTAGTTAGCCACGACTTTAGATTAATCAATCAA GTTGCTGAAGAGATTTGGGTGTGTGAGAAACAGACTGTCACGAAGTGGACTGGAGACATCTCGTCTTACAAGCAAACTCTAAAGAAACTCATTCTGAAAGACGATGTCAAAACTGTTAAGGCTCAAAAAGGACCCAAACCTGGAGCAACTAAAAATGGAAAGACTACAAATGGAAAGACAAATGGAGTGATCAAAAACGGCGTCACCAAGAATGGAAAAAAGTAG